A part of Chthonomonadales bacterium genomic DNA contains:
- a CDS encoding MFS transporter: MTSTRRDWFLFTALTFCFSFGFAVYTGIFQNFLRDVLRAGPAQLGTLESLREVPGLLTAFLAGTLVALAESRLAAVALALCAGGIAATGSATGFWPLVAITVAWSIGAHLWLAVSPAITLSLAGGREGGRHLGRMTGVGAVAVLSALALTRLAKEYLAYDALFRLAGVFILIAALLAAMIRHRAPGGRRLRLVYRPEYRLYYLLTFLEGCRRQIFATFASFVLIVVYHQDVRTMLTLAFVNACLTAVAGPCAGRLIDRLGERPTLLAYYALLIFVFAGYALVSSVPVLYALYLIDNVLFTCGAALTVYLHRLARPGDMTPSLAMGTTMNHIAAVTVPVTGGLLWKQYGNYQIPFWIGVGVLLISIAAARRLPAGSPARPVEPGEPAAV, from the coding sequence TTGACCAGCACGCGCCGCGACTGGTTCCTGTTCACCGCGCTGACCTTCTGCTTCTCGTTTGGCTTCGCCGTCTACACCGGCATCTTCCAGAACTTCCTGCGCGACGTGCTGCGCGCGGGCCCGGCGCAGCTCGGAACGCTGGAGAGCCTGCGCGAGGTGCCGGGGCTGCTCACCGCCTTCCTCGCGGGCACGCTCGTCGCGCTCGCCGAGAGCCGCCTCGCCGCCGTGGCGCTCGCCCTCTGCGCCGGCGGAATCGCCGCCACCGGGAGCGCCACGGGCTTCTGGCCCCTGGTCGCGATCACGGTCGCCTGGTCGATCGGCGCGCACCTGTGGCTCGCCGTGTCGCCCGCCATCACGCTCTCGCTCGCCGGAGGGCGCGAGGGCGGCAGGCACCTGGGCCGCATGACGGGGGTCGGCGCGGTGGCCGTGCTCTCGGCGCTGGCGCTCACGCGCCTCGCCAAGGAGTACCTGGCCTACGACGCCCTGTTCCGGCTGGCGGGCGTCTTCATCCTCATCGCCGCCCTGCTGGCGGCGATGATTCGCCACCGCGCTCCCGGCGGGCGTCGCCTCCGGCTCGTCTACCGGCCGGAGTACCGTCTGTACTACCTGCTCACGTTCCTGGAGGGGTGCCGACGCCAGATCTTCGCCACCTTCGCCTCCTTCGTCCTCATCGTGGTCTACCACCAGGACGTCAGGACGATGCTGACGCTCGCTTTCGTGAACGCCTGCCTGACGGCGGTGGCCGGGCCCTGCGCGGGCCGCCTGATCGACCGGCTCGGCGAGCGGCCGACGCTGCTGGCCTACTACGCCCTGCTGATCTTCGTCTTCGCGGGCTACGCCCTGGTCTCCTCGGTGCCCGTCCTCTACGCGCTCTACCTGATCGACAACGTGCTCTTCACGTGCGGGGCCGCGCTCACCGTCTACCTGCACCGGCTGGCGCGGCCGGGGGACATGACGCCCAGCCTGGCGATGGGGACCACGATGAACCACATCGCGGCCGTGACGGTGCCCGTGACCGGCGGGCTGCTCTGGAAGCAGTACGGCAACTACCAGATCCCCTTCTGGATCGGGGTCGGCGTGCTGCTGATCTCGATCGCGGCGGCGCGCCGCCTGCCCGCCGGCTCCCCGGCCCGCCCGGTGGAGCCCGGCGAGCCGGCGGCGGTATGA
- the serS gene encoding serine--tRNA ligase, producing the protein MLDIRLFRERPDRVREGLARVGANPALVDQVLGFDEERRRLETRIGALRARRNAGSRAIGKMRDDAEREAARAEMRAVGDEIAALETGLDRVAAEQNALMLAIPNLPDPRVPDGESEARNVVVRTVGEMRAFDFGPRPHWELGACLGILDIERGVKVSGSRFYVLKGAGAALQRALIAFMLDLHVREHGYTEIYPPYVVREQCLLGTGNLPKFGDNLYRDAEEDLWLIPTAEVPVTNLHREEILEAAALPLRYVAYSACFRREKMSAGRDVRGIKRGHQFDKVEMVRICAPEQAEAELEALIGDAEEVCRRLEIPYRVMEMCAGDLSFVAARKFDLELWAPACGEAGGGEWLEVSSCSWFGDFQARRAGIRFRPAPGARPELVHTLNGSGLALPRTLIAVLENYQCADGSVTVPAALRPYMGGLERIEPPA; encoded by the coding sequence ATGCTGGACATTCGCCTGTTCCGCGAACGGCCCGACCGGGTGCGCGAGGGCCTGGCCAGGGTGGGCGCCAACCCCGCGCTCGTCGACCAGGTGCTCGGGTTCGACGAGGAGCGCCGCCGCCTGGAGACCCGCATCGGCGCCCTGCGCGCTCGCCGCAATGCCGGATCCAGGGCCATCGGCAAGATGCGCGACGACGCCGAGCGCGAGGCCGCGCGAGCCGAGATGCGCGCCGTGGGCGACGAGATCGCCGCCCTGGAGACGGGACTGGACCGCGTGGCGGCCGAGCAGAACGCCCTCATGCTCGCCATCCCGAACCTGCCGGACCCGCGCGTGCCCGACGGAGAGAGCGAGGCGCGCAACGTGGTGGTGCGCACCGTCGGCGAAATGCGCGCGTTCGACTTCGGGCCCCGGCCGCATTGGGAGCTCGGCGCGTGCCTGGGGATCCTGGACATCGAGCGCGGCGTGAAGGTGAGCGGCTCGCGCTTCTACGTGCTGAAGGGGGCCGGCGCCGCCCTTCAGCGAGCGCTGATCGCGTTCATGCTGGACCTGCACGTGCGCGAGCACGGCTACACGGAGATCTACCCGCCATACGTGGTGCGCGAGCAGTGCCTGCTCGGCACCGGCAACCTGCCCAAGTTCGGCGACAACCTCTACCGCGACGCGGAGGAGGACCTCTGGCTGATCCCGACCGCCGAGGTGCCGGTGACCAACCTGCACCGCGAGGAGATCCTGGAGGCCGCCGCGCTCCCGCTGCGCTACGTCGCCTACAGCGCCTGCTTCCGCCGCGAGAAGATGTCGGCCGGACGCGACGTGCGCGGCATCAAGCGCGGGCACCAGTTCGACAAGGTGGAGATGGTGCGGATCTGCGCGCCGGAGCAGGCGGAGGCGGAGCTCGAGGCGCTCATCGGCGACGCGGAGGAGGTGTGCCGCCGCCTGGAGATCCCCTACCGCGTGATGGAGATGTGCGCCGGCGACCTCTCGTTCGTGGCGGCGCGCAAGTTCGACCTGGAGCTCTGGGCCCCCGCCTGCGGCGAGGCCGGCGGCGGGGAGTGGCTGGAGGTCTCCTCGTGCTCGTGGTTCGGCGACTTCCAGGCCCGGCGCGCGGGCATCCGCTTCCGGCCCGCGCCCGGCGCGCGGCCGGAGCTCGTCCACACGCTCAACGGCTCCGGCCTCGCCCTGCCGCGCACGCTGATCGCGGTGCTGGAAAACTACCAGTGCGCGGACGGAAGCGTCACCGTGCCCGCCGCGCTGCGCCCCTACATGGGCGGCCTGGAGCGCATCGAGCCGCCCGCATAG
- the cas2e gene encoding type I-E CRISPR-associated endoribonuclease Cas2: MDVLIVTAVDPGLRGELSRWMIEPEAGVFVGRLPSAVRERLWAKVRAEAEGGSAVLVCAARTEQGFAVRRHGERTREPVDYDGVTLIRRRISPREESG; encoded by the coding sequence GTGGACGTCCTGATCGTGACGGCGGTGGATCCCGGGCTGCGCGGCGAGCTCTCGCGCTGGATGATCGAGCCGGAGGCCGGGGTGTTCGTGGGGCGGCTGCCGTCGGCGGTGCGCGAGCGGCTGTGGGCGAAGGTTCGGGCCGAGGCGGAGGGGGGGTCCGCCGTGCTGGTGTGCGCGGCGCGGACGGAGCAGGGGTTCGCGGTGCGGCGGCACGGGGAGCGCACGCGTGAGCCGGTGGATTACGACGGGGTCACGCTGATCCGCCGGCGCATCTCGCCGCGCGAGGAGTCGGGGTGA
- the cas1e gene encoding type I-E CRISPR-associated endonuclease Cas1, which translates to MPLDLRALPQARDRLSYLYVEHANVEREEGSVAFLATDEEGEPCVTPAPVCDLALLMLGPGTTLSHAAASVLARNNCLVAWVGEEGVRLYAFGSGGARSSARLLRQAALAVDPARRQEAVRRLYGMRFPEGAPADASIAQLRGREGIRVRETYRRLAETHGIDWPGRAFEAGDTRAGEPINRALSAANACLYGVCHAAILSLGLSPGLGFIHTGQQMSFVYDVADLYKLDLAAPTAFAAAAEGAGDIERRVRRALRDRFRETRFVARVADDLMAIVGPDDEGPAAPEGGEEPASEGGEEWTS; encoded by the coding sequence GTGCCCCTCGACCTGCGCGCCCTGCCGCAAGCGCGCGACCGCCTGAGCTACCTCTACGTGGAGCACGCCAACGTCGAGCGCGAGGAGGGCAGCGTCGCCTTCCTCGCCACCGACGAGGAGGGCGAGCCCTGCGTCACGCCGGCCCCCGTGTGCGACCTGGCGCTGCTGATGCTGGGGCCGGGCACCACGCTCAGCCACGCGGCCGCGAGCGTGCTGGCGCGCAACAACTGCCTGGTAGCCTGGGTGGGCGAGGAGGGCGTGCGCCTCTACGCATTCGGGTCGGGCGGGGCCCGCTCGTCGGCCCGGCTGCTGCGGCAGGCCGCGCTGGCGGTGGACCCGGCGCGGCGACAGGAGGCCGTGCGGCGGCTCTACGGCATGCGTTTCCCCGAAGGCGCTCCGGCCGACGCCAGCATCGCCCAGCTTCGCGGCCGCGAGGGAATCCGGGTGCGGGAGACCTACCGCCGCCTCGCCGAGACGCACGGCATCGACTGGCCGGGCCGCGCCTTCGAGGCGGGGGACACGCGGGCCGGCGAGCCGATTAACCGGGCGCTCTCGGCGGCGAACGCCTGCCTCTACGGGGTATGCCACGCGGCCATCCTGAGCCTGGGCCTCAGCCCCGGCCTGGGCTTCATCCACACGGGGCAGCAGATGAGCTTCGTCTACGACGTGGCCGACCTCTACAAGCTGGACCTGGCGGCGCCGACGGCGTTCGCCGCCGCCGCCGAGGGCGCGGGAGACATCGAGCGGCGAGTGCGCCGCGCGCTGCGCGACCGCTTCCGGGAGACGCGGTTCGTGGCGCGCGTGGCGGACGACCTGATGGCCATCGTGGGCCCCGACGACGAGGGGCCGGCCGCGCCGGAGGGCGGCGAGGAGCCGGCGAGCGAGGGAGGGGAGGAGTGGACGTCCTGA
- the cas6e gene encoding type I-E CRISPR-associated protein Cas6/Cse3/CasE yields MEVTAPPLTISAVRVPMESLFAATASMDFYEVHRIVTMGFPDRDAARAARILFRFDPEGEHGMLYVQTQAPPDWDRVRETLRLPVYGPVPLTLPGGERLRFRLLAKPSYRIGKRGSPDRGVRTTIDNEPEQREWLARKGEAAGFALEGCLVTERVWHDSKSPERLPNGSAKPLHGALFEGLLRVTDRERLRAAVAGGIGPQKAFGFGLLSLAPAEG; encoded by the coding sequence ATGGAAGTGACCGCGCCCCCGCTCACCATATCGGCCGTCCGCGTGCCGATGGAGTCGCTCTTCGCGGCCACCGCCTCCATGGACTTCTACGAGGTCCACCGCATCGTGACGATGGGCTTCCCCGACCGCGACGCCGCGCGCGCCGCCCGCATCCTCTTCCGCTTCGACCCGGAGGGCGAGCACGGAATGCTCTACGTGCAGACACAGGCGCCGCCGGACTGGGACCGCGTGCGCGAGACGCTGAGGCTCCCCGTGTACGGCCCGGTCCCGCTGACCCTCCCCGGGGGCGAGCGCCTGCGCTTCCGACTGCTGGCGAAGCCGAGCTACCGCATCGGCAAGCGCGGGAGCCCGGACCGCGGCGTCCGAACCACCATCGATAACGAGCCGGAGCAGCGCGAATGGCTGGCGCGCAAGGGCGAGGCCGCGGGGTTCGCGCTGGAGGGCTGCCTGGTGACCGAGCGCGTGTGGCACGACTCCAAGAGCCCGGAGCGGTTGCCCAACGGCTCGGCCAAGCCGCTCCACGGCGCGCTGTTCGAGGGCCTGCTGCGCGTGACCGACCGGGAGCGGCTGCGCGCGGCGGTAGCCGGCGGCATCGGCCCGCAGAAGGCCTTCGGGTTCGGCCTGCTGAGCCTGGCGCCGGCGGAGGGCTGA
- the csm3 gene encoding type III-A CRISPR-associated RAMP protein Csm3, with translation MRKLIKHVELKGVMLVRTGLRIGAGGAGLEIGGLDNPIVRDPVTRLPYVPGSSVKGKLRSLLEVERYRCGEFGEPQATEGPCGCNRCAVCWLFGCGRAQDAREPTRLLFRDCNILPESLKRLEPLLSEGIFYSDVKAEVTMDRSTGKVGRAGPRSMDRIAAGTELDFRVTVRVLEGDDEAVMRQALLHALDALEKEGLGGSVSRGYGQVEMRDLTWDGAPARPAPAA, from the coding sequence ATGAGGAAACTGATCAAGCACGTGGAGCTTAAGGGAGTCATGTTGGTCCGCACCGGCCTGCGCATCGGCGCCGGCGGGGCGGGACTGGAGATCGGGGGGCTGGACAACCCCATCGTCCGCGACCCGGTCACCCGCCTTCCCTATGTGCCCGGCTCCTCCGTGAAGGGCAAGCTGCGCAGCCTGCTCGAGGTGGAGAGATACCGCTGCGGCGAGTTTGGCGAGCCGCAGGCGACCGAGGGGCCCTGCGGCTGCAACCGCTGCGCGGTCTGCTGGCTCTTCGGGTGCGGCCGCGCCCAGGACGCGCGGGAGCCTACCCGGCTCCTCTTCCGCGACTGCAACATCCTCCCCGAGAGCCTGAAGAGGCTCGAGCCGCTCCTGAGCGAGGGCATCTTCTACAGCGACGTGAAGGCCGAGGTGACGATGGACCGCTCCACCGGCAAGGTTGGCCGCGCGGGGCCGCGCAGCATGGACCGCATCGCCGCCGGCACCGAGCTCGACTTCCGCGTGACGGTGCGCGTGCTCGAGGGCGACGACGAGGCGGTGATGAGGCAGGCCCTCCTCCACGCCCTCGACGCGCTGGAGAAGGAGGGCCTCGGCGGCTCCGTCAGCCGGGGCTACGGGCAGGTCGAGATGCGCGACCTCACCTGGGACGGCGCTCCCGCGCGGCCCGCCCCGGCCGCCTGA
- the csm2 gene encoding type III-A CRISPR-associated protein Csm2, protein MNNRGYGGQQGRGGYDRRDEPAGPDYKAMTHYYDRGCLKREVFIDWPRSIAASVAVSRTNMRRAYDSVAALRHRIRMDEDPRTVIGPGMAALHRFAEYQTARNGREWEQAKRFIQTHCEAVDDDPSRFEGFYQLFQSVMAYLRR, encoded by the coding sequence ATGAACAACCGGGGATACGGAGGCCAGCAGGGCCGGGGCGGCTACGACCGGCGCGATGAGCCGGCCGGGCCGGACTACAAGGCCATGACTCACTACTACGACCGCGGATGCCTGAAGCGCGAGGTCTTCATCGACTGGCCGCGGTCCATCGCCGCGAGCGTGGCGGTGAGCCGCACCAACATGCGGCGCGCCTACGATTCGGTGGCCGCCCTGCGCCACCGAATCCGGATGGACGAGGACCCGCGCACGGTGATCGGCCCCGGCATGGCGGCGCTGCACCGCTTCGCCGAGTACCAGACCGCCCGAAATGGCAGGGAGTGGGAGCAGGCGAAGCGGTTCATCCAGACGCACTGCGAGGCGGTGGACGACGACCCGAGCCGCTTCGAGGGGTTCTACCAGCTCTTCCAGAGCGTGATGGCATACCTGCGGAGGTAG
- a CDS encoding F0F1 ATP synthase subunit alpha translates to MAIRPEEITAILERELQAYDNQVEEVGVGTVLQVGDGIVRVYGLRKCMVGEMLEFVDEKGNAISDAEGNRIRAMALNLEEDNVGAVILGPDTAIREGTTVRSTGTIIAVPVGRALVGRVVNAAGDPLDGKGPIVTDERRPIEGRAPGVVDRQPVKEPLQTGLKAIDSMIPIGRGQRELIIGDRGTGKTAVALDTIINQKGTGVICIYVAIGQKQSTVANVVRTLEEYGAMDYTIVVSATAADPAPMQYIAPYSGVTMGEWFRDNGGAALCVYDDLSKHAVAYRQVSLLLRRPPGREAYPGDVFYLHSRLLERAAKLREDYVIVTKDAPKGVETGVDGKVYEGEHGRAEAAKVVAGMPNASSLEVRRLPKTGGSLTALPIIETQAGDVSAYIPTNVISITDGQIFLEGDLFFAGIRPAINVGISVSRVGGNAQIKAMKSVAGRLRLDLAQYREVQAFSQFASDLDRATQAQLHRGARMVRLLVQPQYRPTPVELQVISIFTGYNGYLDDLAVDDVTRFEAELHTHLATRYPEVAETIRSTGVLSPDAEATLRKAIEEFKKTRQAVAAPAE, encoded by the coding sequence TTGGCTATCAGACCGGAAGAGATCACCGCGATCCTGGAGCGCGAGCTGCAGGCCTACGACAACCAGGTGGAAGAGGTCGGCGTCGGCACGGTGCTGCAGGTCGGCGACGGCATCGTGCGCGTCTACGGCCTGCGCAAGTGCATGGTCGGCGAAATGCTCGAGTTCGTCGATGAGAAGGGGAACGCGATCTCGGACGCCGAGGGCAACCGGATCCGCGCGATGGCGCTTAACCTCGAGGAGGACAACGTTGGCGCCGTGATCCTCGGCCCCGACACGGCCATCCGCGAGGGCACCACCGTGCGCTCCACCGGCACCATCATCGCCGTGCCGGTCGGCCGGGCGCTCGTCGGTCGCGTGGTCAACGCGGCGGGCGATCCGCTCGACGGCAAGGGCCCCATCGTTACGGACGAGCGCCGACCCATCGAGGGCCGGGCGCCGGGCGTGGTGGACCGGCAGCCGGTCAAGGAACCGCTCCAGACCGGCCTCAAGGCCATCGACTCGATGATCCCGATCGGGCGCGGCCAGCGCGAGCTGATCATCGGCGATCGCGGCACCGGCAAGACCGCCGTGGCGCTCGACACGATCATCAACCAGAAGGGCACCGGCGTCATCTGCATCTACGTCGCCATCGGCCAGAAGCAGTCGACCGTCGCCAACGTGGTGCGGACGCTCGAGGAGTACGGCGCGATGGACTACACCATCGTCGTCAGCGCCACGGCCGCCGATCCCGCGCCGATGCAGTACATTGCCCCGTACTCGGGCGTGACGATGGGCGAGTGGTTCCGCGACAACGGTGGGGCCGCGCTCTGCGTCTACGATGACCTCTCCAAACACGCAGTGGCCTACCGGCAGGTCTCGCTCCTGCTGCGGCGCCCGCCGGGACGCGAGGCGTATCCCGGCGACGTGTTCTACCTTCACAGCCGACTGCTCGAGCGCGCCGCCAAGCTGCGCGAGGACTACGTCATCGTCACGAAGGACGCACCGAAGGGCGTCGAGACCGGCGTCGACGGGAAGGTCTACGAGGGCGAGCACGGGCGCGCCGAGGCCGCCAAGGTCGTCGCGGGCATGCCGAACGCCTCCTCGCTCGAGGTGCGAAGGCTGCCGAAGACCGGCGGCAGCCTGACCGCGCTGCCCATCATCGAGACCCAGGCCGGCGACGTGTCGGCCTACATCCCGACGAACGTCATATCGATCACCGACGGCCAGATCTTCCTGGAGGGCGACCTGTTCTTCGCCGGGATCCGCCCCGCCATCAATGTCGGCATCTCGGTGTCGCGGGTGGGTGGCAACGCGCAGATCAAGGCGATGAAGTCCGTCGCCGGCCGGCTGCGCCTGGACCTGGCCCAGTACCGCGAGGTGCAGGCGTTCTCGCAGTTCGCCTCCGACCTCGACCGCGCCACGCAGGCGCAGCTTCACCGAGGCGCCCGCATGGTGCGCCTCCTGGTGCAGCCGCAGTACCGACCGACGCCCGTGGAGTTGCAGGTCATCTCCATCTTCACCGGCTACAACGGGTACCTCGACGATCTGGCCGTCGACGACGTGACCCGCTTCGAGGCCGAGCTTCACACGCATCTCGCGACGCGCTACCCCGAGGTCGCCGAGACGATCCGAAGCACCGGCGTGCTCTCGCCGGATGCCGAGGCGACGCTGCGCAAGGCCATCGAGGAGTTCAAGAAGACCCGCCAGGCCGTGGCCGCGCCCGCCGAATAG
- the atpH gene encoding ATP synthase F1 subunit delta, with amino-acid sequence MSQVRDTRVTRRYARALVGAASRAGAIDALEHDLDALMQFWRSTPALQRALVSPLLPADRKRAITDQVLLGFHPLTRSFVHLLIEKRREEILPDVHVEVASILDERRGVLRAEATVAAPLDEPDRQALVAGLERHTGKRIALTVGVDPGLFGGVLVRMQDTVIDGSVRGAIEQLREHMLREA; translated from the coding sequence GTGAGTCAGGTACGCGACACCAGGGTTACCAGGCGCTACGCCCGCGCGCTCGTGGGCGCCGCCTCGCGAGCTGGCGCCATCGACGCGCTGGAGCACGACCTGGACGCGCTGATGCAGTTCTGGCGCTCCACTCCCGCGCTGCAGCGCGCGCTCGTCAGCCCGCTCCTGCCCGCGGACCGTAAGCGCGCCATCACCGACCAGGTGCTCCTCGGGTTCCATCCGCTCACGCGCTCCTTCGTGCATCTGCTCATCGAGAAGCGCCGCGAGGAGATCCTGCCGGACGTGCATGTGGAGGTGGCAAGCATCCTTGACGAGAGGCGCGGCGTGCTGCGCGCGGAGGCCACCGTGGCGGCGCCGCTGGACGAACCGGACCGACAGGCCCTCGTGGCCGGCCTCGAGCGCCACACGGGCAAGCGCATCGCGCTCACTGTCGGCGTCGACCCGGGGCTCTTCGGCGGCGTACTCGTGCGGATGCAGGATACGGTGATCGACGGCAGCGTGCGAGGCGCGATCGAGCAACTGCGGGAGCACATGCTGCGCGAGGCGTAG
- a CDS encoding ATP synthase F0 subunit B: MPSWSPFQLEHTPDITDIQWLAIRTVGFVLILAIVWRFIVPMVGGLLRDRQAAIEQADNQVKATLGETERMRNEYRQRLEQIEDETEQRMEAAVREAEDLRSHIQAEAREAATGLLERARQDVEQERRKTFVHLRSEFVDDVVRAAGFAAAQTVDASTQRRLVQEFARDLGASS; the protein is encoded by the coding sequence ATGCCCTCCTGGTCTCCCTTCCAACTCGAGCACACGCCCGACATCACCGACATCCAATGGCTGGCCATACGAACGGTCGGGTTCGTCCTCATCCTGGCGATCGTCTGGCGCTTCATCGTGCCGATGGTGGGCGGCCTGCTGCGTGACCGCCAGGCCGCCATCGAGCAGGCGGACAACCAGGTCAAGGCGACGCTCGGCGAGACGGAGCGTATGCGCAACGAGTACCGCCAGCGCCTGGAGCAGATCGAGGACGAGACGGAGCAGCGCATGGAGGCCGCGGTCCGCGAGGCCGAGGACCTGCGCAGCCACATTCAGGCCGAAGCGCGCGAGGCGGCCACGGGGCTCCTGGAGCGCGCGAGGCAGGATGTGGAGCAGGAGCGCCGGAAGACCTTCGTGCACCTCCGCTCGGAGTTCGTAGACGACGTGGTGCGGGCTGCCGGGTTCGCCGCCGCCCAGACCGTGGACGCTTCAACGCAACGCCGACTCGTGCAGGAGTTCGCTCGCGACCTGGGAGCGTCATCGTGA
- a CDS encoding ATP synthase F0 subunit B translates to MGQILLDSLRIDPLVLLLNGALFLVLLVTMDRVFWKPILRHLDQRRAGISAAYQAVDDARHEMEALRADYQRRLAGIEAEARGRIQQTVRAAQTERERVLAEARGQAEQAARDGAAAIAQERDRAVAGMREALDDVALTILAKATGAVPGANARRLVDEYIASNVLKS, encoded by the coding sequence ATGGGCCAGATACTTCTCGACAGCCTGCGGATCGATCCGCTCGTCCTGCTTCTGAATGGCGCTCTCTTTCTGGTTCTACTGGTGACCATGGACCGCGTCTTCTGGAAGCCCATCTTGCGCCACCTGGACCAGCGTCGCGCAGGGATCAGCGCCGCCTACCAGGCGGTCGACGACGCGCGCCACGAGATGGAGGCCCTGCGCGCCGACTATCAGAGACGCTTGGCCGGCATCGAGGCCGAGGCCCGCGGGCGGATTCAGCAGACCGTGCGCGCGGCGCAGACCGAGCGGGAGCGCGTGCTCGCGGAAGCCCGCGGCCAGGCCGAACAGGCGGCGCGCGATGGCGCCGCCGCCATCGCGCAGGAGCGTGACCGCGCCGTTGCCGGGATGCGAGAGGCGCTCGACGATGTCGCCCTGACGATCCTGGCGAAGGCCACGGGCGCCGTGCCCGGCGCCAACGCCCGACGCCTGGTGGACGAGTACATCGCGAGCAACGTGCTGAAGAGCTAA
- a CDS encoding ATP synthase F0 subunit C has protein sequence MLYFAFLALAVGFGLPVAVFAGALGQGRAVSAALEGMARQPEAIGRIQTAMILGLAFIESLVIFAFVFLFLLRLNMPADPTAVLKAIQGGAH, from the coding sequence ATGCTCTATTTCGCATTTCTCGCCCTCGCGGTGGGCTTTGGCCTGCCGGTGGCGGTCTTCGCCGGCGCTCTGGGCCAGGGCCGGGCGGTCTCGGCCGCGCTCGAGGGCATGGCCCGCCAGCCCGAGGCCATCGGCCGCATCCAGACCGCGATGATCCTGGGTCTCGCGTTCATTGAGTCACTGGTCATCTTCGCGTTCGTGTTCCTCTTCCTGCTGCGCCTGAACATGCCGGCCGATCCGACGGCCGTTCTCAAGGCGATTCAGGGCGGCGCCCACTAG
- the atpB gene encoding F0F1 ATP synthase subunit A, whose amino-acid sequence MPQQVQRVQLAQAATGHEAPTGPGAAPHSGQEHAGHHVYRLGDIPDPWLLFSNGILVALVLAALGFAMARRLARIPRGWQSLGEFVVESFVNFNRGIIGPGSERHVPLVGTLFLFIYLGNLWGLLPGMHSPTANLSTNLALGLIVFFYVQFVGIRQRGIRGYLGHFWGPIPAAGILLFPIEVISELVKPFTLALRLFGNIFGEDTVIIVLATLGILLLPQVPVVALHFPVLVLALLTTFVQALVFTLLTAIYIALQSHHEEEHGESAHGTALSHAEGAPV is encoded by the coding sequence TTGCCGCAGCAAGTCCAGCGCGTCCAGCTAGCCCAGGCCGCCACCGGCCACGAGGCCCCGACCGGCCCGGGCGCTGCGCCCCACTCCGGGCAGGAGCACGCCGGGCACCACGTGTACCGCCTGGGCGACATCCCCGACCCGTGGCTGCTGTTCAGCAACGGGATCCTGGTGGCGCTCGTGCTCGCGGCGCTCGGCTTCGCGATGGCGCGCAGGCTGGCGAGGATCCCGCGCGGGTGGCAGAGCCTGGGCGAGTTCGTGGTGGAGAGCTTCGTCAACTTCAACCGGGGCATCATTGGCCCAGGCAGCGAGAGGCACGTGCCGCTGGTGGGAACGCTCTTCCTGTTTATCTACCTTGGCAACCTCTGGGGTCTGCTGCCCGGCATGCACTCGCCCACCGCCAACCTCAGCACCAACCTGGCGCTGGGCCTGATCGTGTTCTTCTACGTTCAGTTCGTTGGCATCCGGCAGCGCGGCATACGGGGCTACCTGGGCCACTTCTGGGGGCCGATCCCGGCCGCGGGCATCCTGTTGTTCCCGATCGAGGTGATCAGCGAGCTGGTGAAGCCCTTCACGCTCGCCCTGCGCCTTTTCGGCAACATCTTCGGCGAGGACACGGTGATCATCGTGCTGGCCACTCTGGGCATCCTGCTCCTTCCCCAGGTGCCCGTGGTCGCGCTCCATTTCCCGGTCCTCGTGCTTGCGCTCCTGACAACGTTCGTGCAGGCGCTCGTCTTCACGCTCCTGACCGCCATCTACATCGCGCTCCAGAGCCACCACGAGGAGGAGCACGGTGAGAGCGCCCACGGTACGGCGCTAAGCCACGCCGAGGGCGCACCCGTCTGA
- a CDS encoding AtpZ/AtpI family protein: MGLAYTIPAALVAPILVLTLLGAWLDSQLHRSPLFTLGGAILGFVTGMINMIRLANRLNR, encoded by the coding sequence ATGGGGCTCGCCTACACCATCCCGGCCGCCCTGGTGGCCCCGATCCTGGTGCTGACGCTGCTGGGCGCGTGGCTGGACAGCCAGCTCCACCGGTCGCCGCTCTTCACGCTCGGCGGCGCGATACTGGGGTTCGTGACGGGCATGATCAACATGATTCGGCTGGCGAACCGCCTCAACCGCTGA